One Qipengyuania gaetbuli genomic region harbors:
- a CDS encoding ABC transporter ATP-binding protein — translation MTTSQDAICARDLRLTLGSAEAPVEILKGLDLTIARGETVALLGPSGSGKSSLMAVLSGLERATSGTLSVAGQDFAALDEDALARARRGRIGIVLQAFHLLPTMTALENVATPMELAGDTDVQARARAELEAVGLGHRLDHYPQQLSGGEQQRVAIARAIAPRPDLIFADEPTGNLDAATGHEIVELLFARRAETGATLLVITHDPELADHCDRVLTLGDGRIASDTAGKTARA, via the coding sequence GTGACGACTTCTCAAGACGCGATTTGCGCCCGTGACCTGCGCCTCACTCTCGGCTCTGCCGAAGCGCCGGTGGAAATCCTCAAGGGGCTCGACCTCACCATCGCCCGCGGCGAGACGGTGGCCCTGCTCGGCCCGTCCGGTTCGGGCAAGAGTTCGCTCATGGCGGTACTCTCCGGCCTGGAACGCGCGACCAGCGGAACGCTGAGCGTTGCGGGGCAGGATTTCGCCGCCCTGGACGAGGACGCGCTGGCCCGCGCCCGGCGCGGCCGCATCGGCATCGTGCTCCAGGCCTTCCACCTGCTGCCCACCATGACCGCCCTCGAAAACGTGGCGACGCCGATGGAGCTTGCCGGAGACACCGATGTGCAGGCCCGCGCCCGTGCGGAATTGGAGGCAGTGGGCCTCGGCCACCGGCTCGACCATTACCCGCAGCAGCTTTCGGGCGGCGAACAGCAGCGCGTGGCCATCGCCCGCGCCATCGCGCCGCGCCCCGACCTGATTTTCGCCGACGAACCGACCGGCAACCTCGATGCCGCAACCGGCCACGAGATCGTGGAGCTGCTGTTCGCCCGGCGCGCCGAAACGGGCGCGACACTGCTCGTCATCACGCACGATCCGGAACTGGCCGACCACTGCGACCGCGTCCTGACGCTCGGTGACGGGCGCATCGCCAGCGACACCGCCGGGAAGACCGCGCGCGCATGA
- a CDS encoding arylesterase, producing MVLRSSSMLAVALALAACGSDADTAERAPEAAASAEAAAPIEVAGPERHIFAFGDSLFAGYGIGLENSYPADLERALRERGINARVTNAAVSGETSAAGAKRLAFALDNQPVKPDLVLLELGGNDMLRGLSPAETRANFESMLAELKQRNIPVVLMGMRSPPNYGPEYQQAFDALYPELARQYGATLIPFWLETIYQDPSLFQDDRIHPTNEGIDKLVAATVEQVEAAIPPAG from the coding sequence ATGGTCCTGCGTAGTTCGTCGATGCTCGCCGTCGCTCTTGCCCTCGCTGCCTGCGGGAGCGATGCCGATACGGCCGAGCGCGCGCCCGAAGCCGCAGCGAGCGCGGAAGCTGCAGCCCCTATCGAGGTCGCCGGGCCTGAACGGCACATCTTCGCGTTCGGCGACAGTCTTTTCGCAGGCTACGGCATCGGCCTCGAAAACAGCTATCCGGCCGATCTCGAGAGGGCTTTGCGCGAGCGGGGCATCAATGCCCGCGTGACCAATGCGGCCGTATCGGGAGAGACCAGCGCTGCGGGTGCCAAACGCCTCGCCTTCGCGCTCGACAACCAGCCGGTGAAACCCGACCTCGTCCTGCTGGAACTGGGCGGCAACGATATGCTGCGCGGCCTTTCGCCTGCCGAAACGCGCGCCAATTTCGAAAGCATGCTGGCCGAACTGAAGCAGCGGAACATTCCGGTCGTGCTGATGGGCATGCGTTCGCCGCCGAACTACGGCCCGGAATACCAGCAGGCGTTCGATGCGCTCTATCCCGAACTCGCCAGGCAGTATGGCGCGACGCTGATCCCCTTCTGGCTGGAAACGATCTACCAGGACCCCTCGCTGTTCCAGGACGATCGGATCCACCCGACGAACGAAGGGATCGACAAGCTGGTTGCGGCGACGGTCGAGCAGGTCGAGGCGGCCATTCCGCCCGCGGGCTAG